A DNA window from Opitutales bacterium contains the following coding sequences:
- a CDS encoding glucose-6-phosphate dehydrogenase assembly protein OpcA: MGTNFDILPGVTMPVAEVTREIERVWKAEGVGPDASSTRASQLNLVIHTGLSTTQEEVLKLFETAVAFGQRTPCRIVLLCPRPEEDCEEEERLKGKLYTQCFVGESLREKCCCEALILSYQPSFAEFLENQITLWLEPDLPGYLWLHRVDPASIQDRYLEFASNFQRVVFDSSVDGSEMHALSWRERTQIKDFARARLLKILQSLGQFLSSYKPDVLVAGLSAVRISILDVYSGEGNNLLDWMRCCIKNCCALADIDLSKIAFELKLSSADAEDVAAVEWAYANEKFFHWRLNQKTRMAETEADFGLGTANNTQMVTRMEPVEVLSEALFFTTS, translated from the coding sequence ATGGGAACTAACTTTGATATCCTGCCCGGTGTCACCATGCCCGTGGCAGAAGTGACTCGTGAGATCGAGCGCGTATGGAAAGCTGAGGGCGTGGGTCCCGATGCTAGTAGCACACGAGCTTCTCAGCTCAACCTTGTCATTCATACTGGCCTGAGCACCACCCAAGAAGAAGTGCTCAAATTGTTTGAAACGGCGGTCGCATTCGGACAGCGCACGCCTTGCCGCATCGTTTTGTTATGCCCACGTCCTGAAGAAGACTGCGAAGAAGAGGAGCGACTAAAGGGGAAGCTGTATACACAGTGTTTTGTTGGGGAATCGCTCCGTGAGAAGTGTTGCTGTGAGGCGTTGATCCTGAGTTACCAACCGAGTTTTGCCGAATTCTTGGAAAACCAGATCACGCTCTGGCTAGAGCCTGACTTGCCGGGCTATCTTTGGCTACACCGCGTCGACCCTGCTTCGATACAAGATCGCTATTTGGAGTTTGCCTCTAATTTCCAGCGCGTGGTGTTTGACAGCAGCGTCGATGGTTCAGAGATGCATGCATTGTCGTGGCGTGAGAGGACGCAGATAAAGGATTTTGCGCGCGCTCGGTTGCTCAAGATTCTTCAGAGCTTGGGCCAGTTTCTGAGTTCATACAAGCCCGATGTCCTCGTTGCAGGGTTGTCGGCCGTAAGAATCTCCATACTCGACGTCTATTCTGGAGAGGGAAACAACCTCCTCGATTGGATGCGTTGCTGCATAAAAAACTGTTGTGCTTTGGCTGATATCGATCTGTCTAAGATCGCTTTCGAACTGAAGCTTTCTTCAGCCGATGCAGAGGACGTCGCTGCGGTGGAATGGGCCTACGCCAATGAAAAATTCTTTCACTGGCGTTTAAACCAGAAAACGCGCATGGCGGAAACAGAGGCTGATTTCGGACTCGGCACGGCCAATAACACACAAATGGTCACACGCATGGAACCCGTTGAGGTGTTATCTGAGGCCTTGTTTTTTACAACGAGCTAA
- a CDS encoding adenosine deaminase family protein — protein MYTPTDSLRDFVQSLPKTETHIHMEGACPLEMVHKINPDRFSGPPPMWDDAFRFPSFDAFMELYNEFCGDVFNSVDAYAECAAKVLADCAAQNVRYIETSFHIGALTPEHMDGAAVVAAIKDAAPSGVEVRVFMGMRHNDYVDRGKELIDDSMDWDGLAGIDLHGPEYWPLEPWTAEVWARAAEKGKILKAHAGEFMPASFVARCINELGVRRIQHGVRCIEDPDVVQLILDTGTSLDVCPISNLKLQVEGIATMADHPIRRLFDLGVHCTINSDDPFMFGNTLSEEYYALEMDLGFSQAELAQIARNGFELADWDSDEKAACIAELDGIMESIR, from the coding sequence ATGTATACGCCCACCGATTCCCTTCGTGATTTTGTTCAATCGCTACCCAAAACTGAGACGCACATACATATGGAGGGTGCGTGTCCGCTGGAAATGGTTCATAAGATCAATCCCGACCGTTTTTCTGGGCCGCCGCCGATGTGGGATGATGCCTTCCGCTTTCCAAGTTTTGATGCGTTCATGGAGCTCTACAACGAGTTCTGCGGCGATGTGTTCAACTCGGTCGATGCGTATGCGGAGTGTGCTGCAAAGGTTTTGGCTGATTGTGCTGCACAGAATGTGCGCTATATCGAGACCAGTTTTCACATTGGAGCCTTGACTCCAGAACATATGGACGGGGCTGCGGTGGTTGCTGCGATCAAAGACGCCGCACCGAGTGGGGTAGAGGTTCGCGTCTTCATGGGAATGCGCCACAACGACTATGTAGACCGTGGCAAAGAGCTCATTGACGACAGTATGGATTGGGATGGCTTGGCGGGTATCGACCTACATGGCCCGGAGTATTGGCCGCTTGAGCCGTGGACGGCAGAGGTGTGGGCACGTGCCGCCGAAAAAGGAAAAATCCTCAAAGCCCATGCCGGCGAGTTTATGCCAGCTTCCTTTGTGGCCCGCTGCATTAATGAATTGGGCGTGCGCCGGATTCAGCACGGCGTGCGGTGCATTGAAGATCCTGATGTGGTCCAGTTGATTCTGGATACGGGGACGAGCCTTGATGTATGCCCAATCAGTAACCTTAAACTCCAGGTTGAGGGTATCGCCACGATGGCGGATCACCCGATTCGTAGACTGTTTGATCTCGGGGTGCACTGCACGATCAACTCGGACGATCCCTTCATGTTTGGGAATACCCTAAGTGAGGAGTATTATGCTTTGGAGATGGACCTCGGGTTTTCCCAGGCGGAATTAGCTCAGATCGCGCGCAATGGTTTTGAGCTTGCCGACTGGGATTCAGATGAGAAAGCGGCCTGTATTGCTGAACTCGACGGAATTATGGAATCCATCAGGTGA
- a CDS encoding putative toxin-antitoxin system toxin component, PIN family, producing the protein MSVTVLDTNVVIAAFASRGLCESLFELCLETHDLVVSDFLLSELEEKLIKRLRLPEDRVSEVLELYSRCSRSIVPVEVSISECRDPEDLLVLGTCRASKADYLVTGDKDLLVLGTFESTSIVSPRAFYDLQS; encoded by the coding sequence GTGAGTGTTACAGTGTTGGATACAAATGTGGTGATCGCTGCATTTGCTTCTCGCGGTCTTTGCGAGTCATTGTTTGAGCTATGCCTCGAAACTCACGATCTAGTTGTGAGTGATTTTCTTCTTAGCGAGCTAGAGGAAAAACTGATCAAGAGGCTCAGGCTCCCAGAAGATCGAGTGTCTGAGGTGTTGGAGCTATACTCACGGTGTAGCCGGAGTATTGTTCCCGTCGAAGTTTCAATTAGTGAGTGTCGAGATCCCGAAGACCTTCTGGTCTTAGGCACATGTCGTGCATCGAAAGCTGATTATTTGGTAACGGGAGATAAGGATCTGTTGGTTTTGGGAACTTTTGAGAGCACCTCTATTGTTTCGCCAAGGGCTTTTTACGATCTACAGTCCTAA
- a CDS encoding 6-phosphogluconolactonase, which translates to MKTVETRNGTLIIGSREEIFEVKAEQIRAAATTTERDFAAIGLTGGSTPKAWYPWAVEKGVFSKEDLAKIVWLTSDERTVPMTHDDNNFGHAARGMLDPLGVRHTHRLPFASDMPPSDGAVKFNADFKRVFGEGSFDICILGMGDDCHCASIFPGSDLIGKGDTLAELATADNVPSRGWRLTATEWGIGQSRAILQIVTGANKAEALKTVLEGELDPKQYPSQMLAQWSEKVTIIADEAACSALSI; encoded by the coding sequence ATGAAGACAGTCGAAACTAGGAACGGCACCCTGATTATTGGGTCGCGCGAGGAGATCTTTGAAGTCAAAGCGGAGCAGATCCGCGCCGCGGCCACGACCACAGAACGCGACTTTGCCGCGATCGGGCTTACGGGAGGATCGACCCCCAAAGCCTGGTATCCCTGGGCAGTGGAGAAGGGCGTTTTTTCCAAAGAGGATCTGGCGAAAATCGTCTGGCTTACCAGCGATGAACGCACGGTGCCGATGACGCACGACGACAATAACTTCGGCCATGCAGCGCGCGGCATGCTTGACCCTCTAGGAGTCCGACATACGCATCGGCTACCTTTCGCCAGCGACATGCCACCCTCGGATGGGGCCGTGAAATTCAATGCTGACTTTAAGCGCGTCTTTGGGGAGGGCAGCTTCGACATCTGTATCTTAGGTATGGGTGACGACTGTCACTGCGCCTCGATCTTTCCCGGTAGCGACTTAATCGGGAAAGGAGATACGCTTGCTGAATTGGCCACCGCGGACAATGTGCCAAGCAGGGGCTGGCGTCTGACGGCCACGGAGTGGGGTATCGGCCAGAGCCGGGCTATCCTTCAGATCGTCACCGGTGCTAATAAAGCGGAGGCCCTAAAAACCGTCCTGGAAGGTGAGCTCGACCCCAAGCAATATCCCTCTCAGATGCTTGCGCAGTGGTCAGAGAAAGTGACCATCATCGCAGATGAAGCAGCGTGTAGTGCGTTGAGCATTTGA
- a CDS encoding ribbon-helix-helix protein, CopG family codes for MSTITVRIPDELKAELQKISESEHKPVSDLVRESVRRYVNVEQFRGLRRKTLPFAEAQGFITDEDIFDRLK; via the coding sequence ATGAGCACGATTACAGTAAGAATCCCAGATGAACTGAAGGCTGAGTTGCAGAAGATAAGTGAATCCGAGCATAAGCCTGTGAGTGATTTGGTCCGAGAATCAGTAAGACGGTATGTGAATGTTGAGCAGTTCAGGGGATTGCGGCGTAAGACGCTCCCTTTTGCTGAGGCGCAGGGCTTCATTACGGATGAAGACATTTTTGATAGGCTGAAGTGA
- the secA gene encoding preprotein translocase subunit SecA, translating to MIGAILKKFSGRHYRKFLKEAEPIVKQINQIEVGLQSLSDAELQGKTRLFMEQVKAAVGAAEEKFASASPEKKGQAIIDARQKVLDEILPEAFAVVKNAARRLCGREVEFSGTTQEWQMVHYDVQLIGGLALHRRTIAEMQTGEGKTLTCTAPLYLNALTGLNCQLVTVNEYLAQRDSEWMGHLFRFLGLTVGCLKNQMDPATKRAMYGCNITYGTSSEFGFDYLRDNGMAGRIEDQVQAGHYFCIIDEVDSILVDEARTPLIISGPVQDDTPLPFDQFKSGIQRLVRQQERLCNGWMDEAKKILADENGERREAMKLMTQVKWGMPKNKQLMRMQEDGDVRKDMDKFDLELNADFQKQEKYAIKEALLYQIDEKQHQADLTEKGREYLKPNDPAAFLLQDLPTQFNEIDADRALNDEDKVKEKQALEQTYQKTSEEIHTISQLLRAYSLYEKDQQYVVQEGKVQIVDENTGRVMPGRRWSDGLHQAVEAKEGVAIEKETKTYASITIQNYFRLYEKLAGMTGTAETEAGEFFDIYRLKVMVIPTHRPNQRVDGDDVVYKSRREKFNAVIQDIQTAHSKGQPVLVGTASVEASELLSRMLKRRNIVHSVLNAKYHAQEAEIVARAGQRGAVTIATNMAGRGTDIKLGDGVADLGGLFVLGTERHESRRIDRQLRGRCARQGDPGYSKFFISLEDDLMRLFANAGPMSKILNSSLEDGEELSHPMLNWSIENAQKKVEQQNYMIRKRLLSYDDVLNNQREVVYGIRNDALENESPRETIFEMIEEELEERVEEMIEEPEALKNWLNQTFPIGAKDEDVAEKEAPQLTEELLVRVKDAYDTKVELEDPERITPLERYLVIRSVDRNWQDHLTEMEELRRAVGLRGYGQKDPLSEYKNEGFRYFQEMMGRVRTEICSSVFRTATNAQAINNMVARLQKKVTTAGPSEGGGASLPQQLAAQQGAAAGQPPEGAGRPAPKKASLPKIKPIKREMPKVGRNDLVVIRKAGETAEMKFKKAEALIENEGWQLVEVKK from the coding sequence ATGATTGGTGCTATCCTTAAAAAATTCTCTGGTCGCCATTACCGTAAATTCCTCAAAGAGGCCGAACCGATCGTAAAACAGATCAATCAGATCGAGGTCGGGCTGCAGTCGCTGAGTGATGCTGAACTCCAGGGGAAGACCCGCTTATTTATGGAGCAGGTGAAGGCGGCGGTGGGTGCTGCTGAGGAGAAATTTGCCTCCGCTTCTCCCGAAAAGAAGGGCCAGGCCATTATCGATGCCCGTCAAAAGGTGCTCGATGAAATCCTGCCTGAGGCCTTCGCTGTGGTGAAGAATGCGGCGCGTCGTCTATGTGGACGCGAGGTCGAGTTTTCAGGAACGACTCAGGAGTGGCAGATGGTGCATTACGATGTGCAGCTTATCGGTGGGCTGGCACTGCACCGTCGCACGATTGCCGAGATGCAGACCGGTGAAGGTAAAACACTCACTTGTACCGCCCCCCTTTATCTCAACGCCCTCACCGGTCTCAATTGCCAGCTGGTCACAGTCAATGAGTATCTAGCGCAGCGGGACTCGGAGTGGATGGGCCACCTCTTCCGTTTTCTCGGATTGACGGTCGGTTGTCTTAAGAACCAGATGGATCCCGCCACAAAACGAGCCATGTACGGCTGCAATATCACCTATGGGACGTCTTCCGAATTTGGCTTTGATTATCTACGTGATAATGGCATGGCCGGGCGTATTGAAGATCAAGTTCAGGCGGGACACTACTTTTGCATCATCGATGAAGTGGACTCTATTCTTGTCGATGAAGCGCGGACGCCGCTGATTATTTCGGGTCCTGTTCAGGACGATACACCTCTGCCTTTTGACCAGTTTAAATCGGGAATTCAGCGTCTGGTTCGCCAGCAAGAGCGCCTGTGTAATGGCTGGATGGACGAAGCGAAGAAGATCTTGGCCGATGAAAATGGCGAGCGCCGCGAGGCCATGAAGCTGATGACTCAGGTGAAGTGGGGTATGCCCAAGAATAAGCAGCTCATGCGGATGCAGGAAGACGGCGATGTTCGTAAAGATATGGACAAGTTCGACCTTGAGCTGAACGCCGATTTCCAGAAACAGGAGAAATACGCTATCAAGGAGGCCCTGCTTTACCAAATCGATGAGAAGCAGCACCAGGCTGATCTCACGGAAAAAGGGCGCGAGTATCTCAAACCGAACGATCCTGCGGCTTTCTTGCTTCAAGATTTACCGACCCAGTTCAATGAGATCGATGCCGATCGCGCCTTGAATGATGAGGATAAAGTCAAGGAGAAGCAGGCGTTGGAACAGACTTATCAAAAAACCAGTGAGGAAATCCACACGATTTCTCAGCTGCTGCGCGCTTACAGTCTTTACGAAAAAGATCAGCAATACGTCGTGCAAGAAGGCAAAGTCCAGATCGTCGACGAAAATACGGGTCGCGTAATGCCGGGGCGCCGTTGGTCTGATGGCTTGCACCAGGCCGTCGAAGCGAAGGAAGGCGTCGCCATTGAGAAGGAGACCAAGACCTATGCGTCGATCACGATCCAAAACTATTTCCGACTCTACGAGAAGCTGGCCGGCATGACCGGAACGGCCGAGACCGAGGCAGGTGAGTTTTTCGATATCTACCGCCTCAAGGTGATGGTCATACCGACCCACCGCCCGAACCAGCGGGTGGATGGCGATGATGTGGTCTACAAATCGCGCAGGGAAAAATTCAATGCCGTCATTCAAGACATCCAGACGGCTCACTCGAAAGGTCAGCCCGTTCTTGTCGGCACGGCATCTGTAGAAGCTTCCGAGCTGCTGAGTCGCATGCTAAAACGGAGGAATATTGTTCACAGCGTCCTGAATGCGAAATACCACGCCCAAGAGGCGGAAATCGTCGCCCGCGCCGGTCAGCGAGGAGCTGTCACGATCGCGACGAACATGGCGGGTCGCGGAACGGACATCAAGCTAGGTGACGGCGTCGCTGATCTGGGTGGCCTTTTCGTATTGGGCACCGAGCGTCACGAGTCGCGCCGGATCGATCGCCAGTTGCGTGGACGTTGCGCGCGTCAAGGTGACCCCGGTTATTCAAAATTTTTCATCTCTCTCGAGGACGATCTGATGCGCCTCTTCGCCAATGCGGGACCGATGTCCAAGATACTCAACAGTTCGCTGGAGGATGGCGAAGAGTTGAGCCATCCGATGTTGAACTGGTCGATCGAGAATGCGCAGAAGAAGGTCGAGCAACAGAACTATATGATCCGTAAACGTCTGTTGTCTTACGACGATGTGCTCAACAATCAGCGCGAGGTAGTCTACGGCATCCGTAACGACGCTCTTGAAAATGAGTCCCCGCGTGAGACGATTTTCGAGATGATCGAGGAAGAGCTGGAAGAGCGTGTGGAGGAGATGATCGAAGAGCCTGAAGCCCTCAAAAACTGGCTCAACCAGACATTTCCCATCGGTGCGAAGGATGAGGATGTCGCCGAGAAAGAAGCGCCTCAGCTCACAGAGGAACTCCTAGTACGTGTTAAAGATGCCTATGATACGAAGGTAGAACTTGAGGACCCCGAGCGCATCACTCCGCTCGAGCGCTATTTGGTGATCCGATCGGTGGATCGTAATTGGCAGGACCATCTTACGGAAATGGAAGAACTACGCCGCGCGGTGGGTCTCCGTGGTTACGGCCAAAAGGATCCTCTAAGTGAGTATAAGAACGAGGGTTTCCGCTATTTCCAGGAAATGATGGGGCGTGTGCGCACCGAAATTTGCTCCAGTGTCTTTCGCACGGCGACCAATGCCCAGGCCATCAATAATATGGTCGCTCGCTTGCAGAAGAAAGTTACAACCGCGGGTCCATCTGAGGGTGGCGGGGCGAGTTTGCCTCAACAGCTGGCAGCTCAACAGGGCGCTGCGGCAGGTCAGCCTCCAGAGGGTGCAGGTCGCCCGGCACCTAAGAAGGCATCCTTGCCCAAGATCAAACCCATCAAGCGCGAGATGCCTAAAGTCGGCCGCAATGACCTGGTGGTGATCCGGAAAGCTGGGGAGACGGCCGAGATGAAATTTAAGAAGGCCGAGGCTCTTATCGAGAATGAGGGATGGCAGCTAGTAGAGGTCAAGAAGTAG
- the hemC gene encoding hydroxymethylbilane synthase — protein MIRLPEKKLRVATRKSPLAMRQTLATVEHLTEAISGLEHELLPMSTSGDQRQSWSLEERGGKGLFTKELEVAMLDGRADLAVHSAKDMPTELPDGLSLAGYLPRVDPADVLVVRRGVDSPKTIATGSPRRRAQAKQLFPDAEFFEIRGSVETRLRKIAQGQADATYLAAAGLSRLGIEEFEGLVFRPMSLAEMIPAAGQAAIALECREEDVPVLAPFLCRETAKCVNLERQLLAALGGGCHTAVAIHVTDQRVYIFKEELGRKEYPIEATFTSEQVESIARTLC, from the coding sequence ATGATCCGCTTGCCTGAAAAGAAGCTCCGCGTCGCAACGCGGAAGAGTCCTCTCGCTATGCGGCAAACCCTCGCGACCGTAGAGCACTTGACTGAAGCAATCTCTGGGCTTGAGCATGAGCTTTTGCCGATGAGCACGTCTGGGGATCAGCGGCAGAGTTGGTCGCTTGAGGAGCGGGGCGGCAAGGGGCTGTTTACCAAAGAGCTGGAGGTGGCCATGCTAGACGGGCGAGCAGATTTGGCCGTTCATAGTGCTAAGGATATGCCCACAGAACTGCCTGATGGGTTGAGCTTGGCAGGATATTTACCCCGGGTAGATCCCGCCGATGTCTTGGTTGTGCGCAGAGGCGTGGATTCACCCAAGACGATTGCAACTGGATCGCCGCGACGTAGAGCTCAAGCGAAACAACTGTTTCCCGATGCCGAGTTTTTTGAAATTCGAGGGTCTGTGGAAACACGGCTGCGTAAGATCGCGCAGGGTCAGGCCGATGCTACGTATCTTGCGGCTGCTGGCTTGTCGCGTCTTGGAATTGAAGAATTTGAAGGGTTGGTGTTTCGGCCCATGTCATTGGCTGAGATGATTCCGGCGGCAGGGCAGGCTGCCATCGCGCTGGAATGCCGCGAAGAAGATGTGCCCGTTTTAGCTCCATTCCTCTGTCGGGAAACGGCGAAGTGTGTGAACTTAGAGCGCCAGTTACTCGCTGCGCTGGGTGGGGGCTGCCATACGGCCGTCGCGATTCATGTGACGGACCAGCGCGTTTATATATTCAAAGAGGAATTGGGGCGGAAAGAGTACCCGATCGAAGCGACGTTTACCTCAGAGCAGGTAGAGTCTATCGCGCGCACTCTGTGTTAA
- a CDS encoding Txe/YoeB family addiction module toxin, with translation MSLPTYITHYFEREYGPFLNVCDLDDNSIFDLFEKEKQKEAKTEFNRFSIGSDFVKWRRNADDLLIKAYEEKFGFVPVAGPYFAILGDPNHWQAWKRCAHLRGRLAIHPGNTLPSINSRNGRLHQEGQKRRNRESFKRLGLVSYEVVFSKQAQKDAKKLTRSDRKEQAPELIETLKEDPFRSPPRFGILTGNLDGCYSRRINIQHRLVYEVFEEQKTLHVLRMWSHYGE, from the coding sequence ATGAGTCTGCCCACTTACATCACTCACTATTTCGAGCGAGAATATGGGCCGTTCCTGAACGTATGTGACCTCGACGACAATTCCATCTTCGACCTATTCGAGAAAGAGAAACAGAAAGAAGCAAAAACAGAATTCAATAGGTTTTCTATAGGTTCAGACTTCGTCAAGTGGCGTCGTAATGCTGACGACCTTCTAATCAAAGCATACGAAGAGAAGTTTGGATTCGTACCAGTCGCTGGGCCTTATTTTGCAATCTTGGGCGATCCAAATCACTGGCAAGCGTGGAAACGCTGTGCTCATCTCCGAGGAAGATTGGCGATCCATCCAGGAAACACTCTACCTTCAATCAATTCCCGGAATGGTAGACTCCATCAAGAAGGCCAGAAGAGAAGGAATCGAGAAAGCTTCAAAAGACTTGGACTGGTGAGCTACGAAGTCGTCTTCTCCAAGCAGGCACAAAAAGATGCCAAGAAACTGACGAGAAGTGACCGGAAAGAACAGGCGCCAGAGCTAATTGAGACACTGAAAGAGGATCCGTTTAGATCACCACCAAGATTTGGTATCCTTACCGGAAACCTTGACGGGTGCTACTCCAGAAGGATCAACATTCAGCACAGGTTGGTTTACGAGGTTTTCGAAGAGCAGAAAACCCTTCACGTATTGAGAATGTGGTCACACTACGGAGAATAA
- a CDS encoding isopenicillin N synthase family oxygenase, with the protein MNGEIPIIDLGPFLHGDTEERAAVAQEICHAAEHVGFIYLKNFGMSPDLMDAAFAVSRAFFASEEKHQVPFDPECNHGFTQMLGEALDPSKPADLKETFTSRDLARIPSGAEYWSSEVFEAFMRVLHKRISMIASDVMRAFALALELPDSFFDERHTGLTQTLRLLHYPPTESVAEGQLGAGAHTDYGTLTVLFQDDSGGLQVQDLDGNWVDAPPIPGTVVINTGDLLARWSNDRFRSTPHRVQPRAQARKLGRQSIAFFSDPDPDVVIDAIPSCVTEARPTTYKAITAGAYIHQRIMDSQAS; encoded by the coding sequence ATGAACGGCGAAATTCCTATAATTGATTTGGGCCCCTTCTTGCATGGGGACACGGAGGAGCGGGCTGCGGTAGCCCAAGAGATCTGCCATGCGGCAGAGCATGTGGGCTTCATTTATTTGAAGAATTTTGGGATGTCGCCCGATCTTATGGATGCGGCGTTTGCGGTCTCTCGGGCGTTTTTTGCGAGTGAGGAAAAGCATCAGGTGCCGTTCGACCCGGAGTGCAACCACGGCTTCACGCAGATGTTGGGCGAGGCGCTAGATCCTTCGAAGCCAGCGGACCTTAAAGAAACCTTCACCTCGCGGGATCTTGCGCGGATACCGTCTGGGGCTGAATACTGGTCCAGTGAAGTCTTTGAGGCTTTTATGCGCGTCCTGCACAAGCGGATATCTATGATCGCTTCCGATGTGATGCGGGCATTTGCCTTGGCCCTTGAGCTACCCGACTCGTTTTTTGATGAGCGCCACACGGGCCTGACTCAAACCCTGCGCCTATTGCATTATCCGCCGACAGAGTCGGTCGCTGAGGGGCAACTGGGAGCGGGGGCGCATACCGACTACGGTACGCTGACTGTTTTGTTTCAGGACGACTCGGGTGGCTTACAGGTTCAAGACCTCGATGGCAATTGGGTCGATGCCCCGCCCATTCCCGGAACCGTGGTAATCAACACCGGAGATCTCTTGGCCCGATGGAGTAATGATCGTTTTCGTTCGACGCCGCACCGTGTTCAGCCGCGGGCGCAGGCACGAAAGCTGGGTCGCCAATCCATTGCATTTTTCAGCGATCCAGATCCAGATGTGGTGATCGATGCCATTCCGAGCTGTGTGACAGAAGCGCGCCCTACGACTTATAAAGCGATCACCGCCGGGGCTTATATCCATCAGCGGATCATGGATTCGCAGGCGAGTTAA
- the ruvX gene encoding Holliday junction resolvase RuvX yields the protein MKYLGIDYGEKRIGLAIGDDLAVATPISAAVDSKKSHRIAHIKTLLHERRIEEIVIGYPYNMDGSVGFKAKEVDAFIGELKKAGVVLPIHRVDERLTSHQVETQLRGMKQKWDRKSGDLDSRAATLILQDFLDMRYPSMGMPADSCGDGMWQDD from the coding sequence ATGAAATACCTTGGGATTGATTACGGCGAAAAGAGAATCGGCCTGGCCATCGGTGATGACCTCGCTGTTGCCACGCCGATTTCTGCGGCAGTCGATTCTAAAAAGAGCCATCGCATCGCGCACATTAAAACACTGCTCCACGAACGGAGGATTGAGGAGATTGTGATAGGGTATCCTTACAATATGGACGGCTCGGTAGGATTTAAGGCTAAGGAAGTAGATGCCTTTATCGGCGAGCTGAAGAAGGCTGGTGTCGTGCTACCGATTCATCGCGTCGATGAGCGCCTGACCAGTCACCAGGTAGAGACACAGCTGCGTGGGATGAAGCAAAAATGGGATCGCAAATCGGGTGACCTTGACTCGCGTGCGGCGACTTTGATTCTTCAGGATTTCTTGGATATGCGCTATCCGTCGATGGGCATGCCGGCAGACTCCTGTGGCGATGGCATGTGGCAAGACGATTAG
- a CDS encoding MBL fold metallo-hydrolase produces MEITVLGSGTSQGVPMIAHGNPEHLDLDNEKNWRTRASIHVEMGGHHIQVDAGPEFRMQCLKNSVEWIDTFILTHGHADHIAGMDDLRRFCDLQGGVALPVYTNTEGSRRIHTMYPYAILDRPRVRGYPAFQVESMPDVLELPGGTIRSFDLPHGSFQVLGLVFEERQTKRRCAYFTDCSSVPEEAIVASEGVDLLIVDGLRPQPHPSHMSISEAVDVALRIRAKQTYLTHIASFVDHETINQGLPEGVELAWDGLNKQL; encoded by the coding sequence ATGGAAATTACGGTATTAGGTAGCGGCACATCTCAGGGCGTGCCGATGATCGCTCACGGTAATCCTGAGCATTTGGATCTTGATAACGAAAAGAACTGGCGCACGCGCGCATCGATTCATGTGGAGATGGGCGGCCATCATATCCAAGTCGATGCTGGGCCGGAATTTCGCATGCAGTGTTTGAAGAACTCGGTCGAGTGGATCGATACTTTTATCCTGACTCATGGCCACGCCGATCACATTGCCGGCATGGACGATTTACGTCGATTTTGTGATTTGCAGGGTGGGGTAGCATTGCCTGTGTATACCAACACTGAGGGTTCGCGGCGTATCCATACGATGTATCCCTATGCGATTCTCGATCGCCCGCGTGTCCGTGGCTATCCTGCTTTTCAAGTGGAATCGATGCCTGATGTGCTGGAATTACCAGGTGGAACCATTCGTTCATTTGATCTCCCCCATGGGAGCTTTCAAGTATTAGGCTTGGTCTTCGAGGAGAGACAGACAAAACGTCGCTGCGCCTACTTCACCGATTGTTCCTCAGTGCCCGAGGAGGCGATTGTTGCATCGGAGGGTGTGGATCTACTCATTGTGGATGGATTACGGCCCCAGCCGCATCCTAGCCATATGTCGATAAGTGAGGCAGTTGACGTCGCCTTGAGGATACGAGCTAAACAGACCTACCTTACCCATATTGCGAGCTTTGTAGATCACGAGACGATCAACCAAGGCTTGCCTGAGGGCGTCGAGCTCGCTTGGGACGGCCTCAATAAACAATTGTGA